The Desulfuromonas sp. genome has a window encoding:
- the dnaK gene encoding molecular chaperone DnaK, which produces MGKVIGIDLGTTNSCVAVMEGGEPVVIANAEGSRTTPSMVAFTESGERLTGQHAKRQAVTNPENTLFAIKRLIGRKYDSEAVRKDIKISPFKIIKADNGDAWVEARGKGYSPPEISAMVLQKMKQTAEDYLGEEVTDAVVTVPAYFNDSQRQATKDAGKISGLNVLRIINEPTAASLAYGLEKKEEEKIAVFDLGGGTFDVSVLELGDGVFEVKSTNGDTFLGGEDFDQRIIDYVADEFKKEQGIDLRGDKMALQRLKEASEKAKCELSSSMETDINLPFITADQSGPKHMNIKLSSAKLESICGELLGKLAGPCRTALKDAGLSASEIDEVILVGGMTRMPAVQAKVQEIFGKAPSKGVNPDEVVAIGAAIQGGVLKGEVKDVLLLDVTPLSLGIETLGGVMTKLIDKNTTIPAKKSQTFSTAADNQPAVSVHVLQGEREMAGDNKTIGRFELVGIPPAPRGVPQVEVTFDIDANGILHVAAKDLGTGKEQSIRITASSGLSDEEIEKMVKDAESHASEDQQKRELIEARNQADGLVYTTEKSVSEHADKIDAETKEKIEAALAELKKAMEGDDAEEIKKKTEELAQASHKLAEAMYAQAQAAGAAGEGEAAEGEAAPAEEDVVEAEFEEVDESKKY; this is translated from the coding sequence ATGGGTAAAGTCATCGGTATCGATCTCGGCACCACCAACTCGTGCGTGGCGGTCATGGAGGGGGGCGAGCCCGTCGTCATCGCCAATGCCGAAGGATCGCGCACTACCCCGTCCATGGTGGCCTTCACCGAGAGCGGCGAGCGCCTGACCGGCCAGCACGCCAAGCGTCAAGCCGTCACCAACCCGGAGAACACCCTGTTCGCCATCAAGCGCCTTATCGGCCGCAAGTACGATTCCGAGGCGGTCCGGAAGGATATCAAGATCAGCCCCTTCAAAATCATCAAGGCCGATAACGGCGATGCATGGGTCGAGGCCCGCGGCAAGGGCTACAGCCCGCCGGAGATCTCCGCCATGGTCCTGCAGAAGATGAAGCAGACCGCAGAGGACTACCTGGGCGAGGAGGTCACCGACGCCGTCGTCACGGTCCCGGCCTACTTCAACGACTCCCAGCGCCAGGCCACGAAGGACGCCGGGAAGATCTCCGGCCTCAACGTGCTGCGGATCATCAACGAGCCGACCGCCGCTTCCCTCGCTTACGGCCTGGAGAAGAAAGAGGAGGAGAAGATCGCCGTATTCGACCTCGGCGGAGGCACCTTCGACGTCTCCGTCCTGGAACTCGGCGACGGGGTGTTCGAAGTCAAGTCGACCAACGGCGACACCTTTCTCGGCGGCGAGGATTTCGACCAGCGCATCATCGACTACGTGGCCGACGAGTTCAAGAAGGAGCAGGGGATCGATCTGCGGGGCGACAAGATGGCCCTGCAGCGCCTCAAGGAGGCGTCCGAGAAGGCCAAGTGCGAACTCTCCTCGAGCATGGAGACGGACATCAACCTGCCCTTCATCACCGCCGACCAGAGCGGCCCCAAGCACATGAACATCAAGCTCAGCAGTGCCAAGCTCGAGAGCATCTGCGGCGAACTCCTGGGCAAGCTTGCCGGTCCGTGCAGGACCGCCCTCAAGGACGCCGGCCTGTCGGCTTCGGAGATCGACGAGGTGATCCTGGTCGGCGGCATGACCCGCATGCCTGCGGTGCAGGCCAAGGTCCAGGAGATCTTCGGCAAGGCCCCCAGCAAGGGGGTCAACCCCGACGAGGTGGTTGCCATCGGCGCCGCCATCCAGGGCGGCGTCCTCAAGGGCGAAGTCAAGGACGTCCTGCTTCTCGACGTCACCCCCCTCTCCTTGGGCATCGAGACCCTCGGCGGGGTGATGACCAAGCTGATCGACAAGAACACGACCATCCCGGCCAAAAAGAGCCAGACATTCTCCACCGCCGCAGACAACCAGCCCGCCGTTTCGGTCCACGTGCTGCAGGGGGAGCGGGAGATGGCCGGCGACAATAAGACCATCGGCCGCTTCGAGCTGGTGGGGATACCCCCGGCGCCCCGCGGCGTGCCTCAGGTCGAGGTGACCTTCGACATCGACGCCAACGGCATCCTCCATGTCGCCGCCAAAGATCTCGGCACCGGCAAGGAGCAGTCGATCCGCATCACCGCCTCCAGCGGTCTCTCCGACGAGGAGATCGAAAAGATGGTGAAGGACGCCGAGTCCCACGCCTCCGAGGATCAGCAGAAGCGGGAACTGATCGAGGCTCGCAACCAGGCCGACGGCCTCGTCTACACCACCGAGAAGTCCGTTTCCGAGCATGCCGACAAGATCGACGCCGAGACCAAGGAGAAGATCGAGGCGGCCCTCGCCGAGCTGAAGAAGGCCATGGAGGGGGACGACGCCGAGGAGATCAAGAAGAAGACCGAGGAGCTGGCCCAGGCCTCCCACAAACTGGCCGAGGCCATGTACGCCCAGGCCCAGGCGGCCGGCGCCGCAGGGGAGGGCGAGGCTGCCGAAGGCGAGGCCGCCCCGGCCGAGGAAGACGTCGTGGAGGCCGAGTTCGAAGAGGTGGACGAAAGCAAGAAGTATTAA
- the grpE gene encoding nucleotide exchange factor GrpE, which yields MAKKKKQQEEEKPVTVEEQTAAREAAESEEQDAAGEPGLEEELAASREEAEKNKDLYLRARADLENYRKRTQRDKEELVRFANENMLREVLPVLDNLERAVDHARQSEGGGEGLLEGVEMTLSQFQKALEKFGVTPFSAVGEAFDPSRHEAMGQLESSEHPPNTVVQELQKGCMLNDRLLRPALVMVAKAPAPEKGPDAE from the coding sequence TTGGCCAAGAAGAAGAAACAGCAAGAGGAAGAAAAGCCGGTTACGGTCGAAGAGCAGACGGCGGCCCGGGAGGCCGCTGAGTCCGAGGAACAGGACGCTGCGGGCGAGCCGGGCTTGGAAGAGGAGCTCGCCGCCAGCCGGGAGGAGGCCGAGAAGAACAAGGACCTCTACCTGCGGGCCCGGGCCGACCTCGAGAATTACCGCAAGCGGACCCAGCGGGACAAGGAGGAACTGGTTCGTTTCGCCAATGAGAACATGCTCCGGGAGGTCCTGCCGGTGCTCGACAACCTGGAGCGGGCCGTGGACCACGCCCGCCAGAGCGAGGGGGGCGGCGAGGGGCTCCTGGAGGGGGTGGAGATGACTCTCAGCCAGTTCCAAAAGGCCCTGGAGAAGTTCGGCGTGACCCCCTTCAGCGCCGTGGGGGAGGCCTTCGACCCTTCGCGTCATGAGGCCATGGGCCAGCTCGAGAGCAGTGAGCATCCCCCCAATACCGTTGTACAGGAACTGCAAAAGGGATGCATGTTGAACGACCGGCTGCTGCGGCCGGCCCTGGTCATGGTGGCCAAGGCGCCCGCACCGGAAAAGGGCCCCGACGCCGAATGA
- the hrcA gene encoding heat-inducible transcriptional repressor HrcA — protein sequence MSEKLNDRSRKILEAIIEDYIDSAEPIGSRTVSRRHRIGLSPATVRNVMADLEEMGYIVSPHTSAGRIPTEKGYRFYVDTLLQVRELSEQERLRIERKYRLDGLRMEERLRGAGKVLSQISHYAGIVMAPRLNTTVFRHIEFISLSRGKVLVVFVTQSGLVQNKIIEVEEEVTPRELEQITNYLNRTLSGLTIQDAKLRLIAEMAKEKALYDKLLQRALKLSQEALSDEMGGQVFIEGASNILEQPEIADMGRMKRLFRAFEQKSQLVELLDKSQRAQGVQIFIGSQSEYSELEGFSLITSTYSNCGGAIGTLGVIGPSRMSYSLVIPIVDYTARLVSQVLELDT from the coding sequence ATGAGCGAAAAGCTCAACGATCGCAGTCGCAAGATCCTCGAGGCGATCATAGAGGATTATATCGACTCGGCGGAGCCGATCGGTTCCCGCACGGTCAGTCGGCGCCACCGCATCGGGCTCTCCCCGGCCACCGTCCGCAACGTCATGGCCGACCTGGAGGAGATGGGCTACATCGTCTCCCCCCACACCTCTGCGGGCCGGATTCCCACGGAAAAGGGCTACCGCTTCTACGTGGATACCCTGCTTCAGGTGCGGGAGTTGAGCGAGCAGGAGCGTTTGCGCATCGAGAGGAAGTACCGTCTCGACGGGCTCCGCATGGAGGAGCGGCTGCGCGGGGCCGGCAAGGTTCTCTCCCAAATCTCTCACTACGCGGGGATCGTCATGGCCCCCCGGCTCAACACCACGGTCTTTCGCCATATTGAGTTCATCAGCCTCTCCAGGGGCAAGGTCCTGGTCGTCTTTGTCACCCAGTCGGGGCTGGTGCAGAACAAAATCATCGAGGTCGAGGAGGAGGTCACCCCCCGCGAACTCGAGCAGATCACAAACTATTTGAACCGCACCCTTTCGGGGTTGACCATCCAGGACGCGAAGCTGCGCCTGATCGCCGAGATGGCCAAGGAGAAGGCCCTCTACGACAAGCTTCTGCAGCGCGCCCTGAAGCTCTCCCAGGAGGCCCTGAGCGACGAGATGGGCGGCCAGGTCTTCATCGAGGGCGCCTCCAATATCCTGGAGCAGCCCGAAATCGCCGACATGGGGCGGATGAAGCGCTTGTTTCGGGCCTTCGAGCAGAAGAGCCAGCTGGTGGAACTGCTCGACAAAAGCCAGCGGGCCCAGGGTGTGCAGATCTTTATCGGAAGCCAGTCCGAATACAGCGAACTGGAGGGTTTCAGCCTCATCACCTCGACCTATTCCAACTGCGGGGGGGCGATCGGCACCCTTGGGGTCATCGGGCCGAGCCGCATGTCCTACTCGCTGGTTATTCCTATTGTCGACTATACCGCCAGGCTGGTTAGCCAGGTTCTGGAACTGGACACATAA
- the hemW gene encoding radical SAM family heme chaperone HemW → MSGLYLHIPFCRRKCPYCDFYSVQESDEALAGYPDLLIGQLQYEEGWGPFDSVFFGGGTPSLLAPADVGRILAAADRRFGLEAGAEVSLEANPGTLSLQSLAGYRAAGVNRLSLGVQSLSGRHLQRLGRIHSPGEARRAVSLARSAGFDNLSCDLMFALPGQSAADLLRDLEEVLAWAPEHLSCYGLSMEEGTPFHHQHRAGGLDLPDEERYAELFCALHERLAGSGYGHYEISNYALPGRECRHNLRYWQRLPYFGLGAGAHSFAGRGWGERRAVPPDLGAYAAALKRGEDPAQTLERFDRRGAMAETLYLGLRTASGVAEASFRARFGLGVAEAFPAAAEHLGGRLRLEGGHWRMDLQGWLLYDHLISAFL, encoded by the coding sequence ATGTCCGGACTCTACCTTCACATCCCCTTCTGCCGGCGCAAGTGCCCCTACTGCGACTTTTACTCGGTCCAGGAGAGCGACGAGGCCCTCGCCGGCTATCCCGACCTGCTGATCGGGCAACTTCAGTACGAGGAGGGCTGGGGTCCCTTCGACAGCGTCTTTTTCGGCGGCGGCACGCCGTCCCTGTTGGCCCCGGCGGATGTCGGCCGGATCCTGGCGGCCGCCGACAGGCGCTTCGGCCTGGAGGCCGGGGCGGAGGTCTCCCTGGAGGCCAACCCCGGAACCCTCTCCTTGCAGTCGCTGGCGGGCTACCGGGCCGCGGGGGTGAACCGCCTCTCCCTGGGGGTTCAGTCCCTCTCCGGAAGGCACCTGCAGCGGCTCGGACGCATCCACAGCCCGGGGGAGGCCCGCCGGGCCGTCTCCTTGGCCCGCTCCGCCGGATTCGACAACCTCTCCTGCGATCTGATGTTCGCCCTGCCCGGCCAGAGCGCCGCAGATCTGCTTCGGGACCTGGAGGAGGTACTGGCCTGGGCGCCGGAGCACCTCTCCTGCTACGGCCTGTCTATGGAGGAAGGGACCCCCTTTCACCATCAGCACCGTGCCGGAGGGTTGGACCTGCCCGACGAGGAGCGTTACGCCGAGCTTTTCTGCGCTTTGCACGAACGGCTCGCCGGGTCCGGGTACGGGCACTACGAAATCTCCAACTATGCCCTGCCGGGCCGGGAGTGCCGCCACAACCTTCGCTACTGGCAGCGGCTGCCCTACTTCGGCCTGGGAGCCGGGGCCCATTCCTTTGCGGGGCGGGGATGGGGCGAGCGCCGGGCCGTTCCTCCTGATCTTGGCGCGTATGCCGCGGCCCTAAAGCGGGGCGAGGACCCGGCTCAAACCCTGGAGCGCTTCGACCGCCGGGGGGCGATGGCCGAGACCCTCTACCTGGGTCTGCGCACCGCGTCGGGGGTCGCGGAGGCCTCCTTCCGGGCCCGTTTCGGACTCGGGGTGGCCGAGGCCTTCCCGGCGGCGGCCGAGCATCTCGGGGGGCGGCTGCGGCTGGAGGGGGGGCACTGGCGGATGGACCTTCAGGGGTGGCTTCTCTACGACCACCTGATAAGCGCTTTTCTCTAG
- the nhaD gene encoding sodium:proton antiporter NhaD, producing the protein MSLASSAYGYLGLVLFVAAYSLVIFEEQLHLRKSKPVILAAGIIWVLVALAYAAIGDTHTPHDAIKHNLIEYAELFLFLLAAMTYINAMEERNVFQALRSWLVSRGFTLRVVFWITGVLSFLISPLADNLTTALLMGAVVMAVGGSNRRFVIVACINVVVAANAGGAFSPFGDITTLMVWQKGKVEFVEFFAIFLPSLVNWLVPAVIMSFAVAKERPAALAEAIQMKLGAKRIIGLFLCTIVTAVSFHNFLHLPPATGMMLGLGYLGFFSYFLKKRENRLLSGDQPLDVTGHNPDEHCDPAPHGGHGQASGFDLFRKIARAEWDTLLFFYGVILCVGGLGQFGYLAMASNFMYLDLGPTTANVLVGILSAIVDNIPVMFAVLTMDPHMSHGQWLLVTLTAGCGGSMLSVGSAAGVALMGTARGIYTFGNHLKWTWAIALGYAASIAVHLFLNAKYFH; encoded by the coding sequence ATGAGTCTCGCCTCTTCGGCCTATGGCTATCTCGGGCTGGTCCTCTTTGTCGCCGCCTACTCTCTGGTCATTTTCGAAGAGCAGCTTCACTTGCGCAAAAGCAAGCCGGTGATCCTCGCCGCCGGGATCATCTGGGTCCTTGTGGCCCTCGCCTACGCGGCCATTGGAGACACCCACACTCCCCACGACGCGATCAAGCACAACCTCATCGAGTACGCCGAGCTCTTCCTCTTCCTGCTGGCGGCGATGACCTACATCAATGCCATGGAAGAACGCAACGTCTTTCAGGCCCTGCGCTCCTGGCTCGTCTCCAGGGGATTCACCCTGCGGGTCGTCTTCTGGATCACCGGCGTGCTCTCCTTCCTCATCTCCCCCCTGGCTGACAACCTGACCACCGCCCTGCTCATGGGCGCCGTGGTGATGGCCGTCGGGGGCAGCAACAGGCGCTTCGTGATCGTCGCCTGCATCAACGTGGTCGTCGCGGCCAACGCCGGGGGCGCCTTCTCCCCCTTCGGCGACATCACCACCCTGATGGTCTGGCAGAAGGGGAAGGTGGAGTTCGTCGAGTTCTTCGCCATCTTCCTCCCCTCCCTCGTCAACTGGCTGGTGCCCGCGGTGATCATGAGCTTCGCGGTGGCCAAGGAGCGCCCCGCGGCCCTGGCCGAGGCGATCCAGATGAAGCTCGGCGCCAAGCGGATCATCGGCCTCTTCCTGTGCACCATCGTCACCGCCGTCTCTTTCCACAACTTCCTCCACCTGCCTCCGGCGACCGGCATGATGCTTGGCCTCGGCTACCTCGGCTTCTTCTCCTATTTCCTGAAAAAACGGGAAAACCGGCTCCTGAGCGGCGACCAGCCCCTCGACGTGACCGGTCACAACCCCGACGAGCATTGCGACCCTGCTCCTCACGGCGGCCATGGGCAGGCCTCCGGCTTCGACCTCTTCCGCAAGATCGCCCGCGCCGAGTGGGACACCCTCCTCTTCTTCTACGGGGTCATCCTCTGCGTCGGCGGCCTCGGCCAGTTCGGCTACCTAGCGATGGCGTCCAACTTCATGTACCTCGATCTCGGCCCGACGACCGCCAACGTCCTGGTCGGGATCCTCTCGGCGATCGTCGACAACATCCCGGTGATGTTCGCGGTGCTGACCATGGACCCCCACATGAGCCACGGCCAGTGGTTGCTGGTGACCCTGACCGCCGGGTGCGGCGGCTCCATGCTGTCGGTCGGTTCGGCCGCCGGCGTGGCCCTGATGGGGACCGCCCGGGGCATCTACACCTTCGGAAACCACCTCAAGTGGACCTGGGCTATCGCCCTCGGCTATGCGGCGAGCATCGCGGTGCACCTGTTCCTCAACGCCAAGTACTTTCACTAG
- a CDS encoding carbon-nitrogen family hydrolase, with amino-acid sequence MNRKLCASAVQFNITLGDVDANLAKALSRIRRVHGEGALLAVLPEMWSCGYAYKHLSTLAEQTPRVIAALQEITAELGMVIVGSLPEKAGDTLHNTAYVIDQGTVAGSYRKLHLFSTMGEDRFLTGGDRTLVVPTSVGRLGVAICYDLRFPELFRKMALEGAEILCLPAEWPKPRQEHWRTLLRARAIENQVFVAAANCCGVQGKLDFFGMSLLISPRGEVLAEAGETDAELSAQFDFEEMANYRFQIPCFKDRRPEIYGSLP; translated from the coding sequence ATGAACCGGAAGCTTTGCGCCTCGGCCGTGCAGTTCAACATCACCCTCGGCGACGTAGACGCCAACCTCGCAAAGGCCCTGTCCAGAATCCGCAGGGTCCATGGGGAGGGCGCCCTTCTTGCCGTGCTGCCGGAGATGTGGAGCTGCGGCTACGCCTACAAACACCTTTCGACTTTGGCCGAACAAACCCCGCGAGTGATCGCCGCACTGCAGGAGATTACCGCCGAACTCGGAATGGTCATCGTCGGCAGCCTTCCCGAAAAGGCAGGGGACACGCTCCACAACACCGCCTATGTCATCGACCAGGGGACGGTGGCCGGAAGCTACCGCAAACTCCACCTCTTCTCGACCATGGGAGAGGATCGTTTTCTCACCGGTGGCGACCGGACTCTGGTCGTGCCGACCTCCGTCGGCCGCCTCGGGGTCGCTATCTGCTACGACCTGCGCTTTCCCGAACTCTTCCGCAAAATGGCTCTCGAGGGTGCAGAAATCCTCTGCCTCCCCGCCGAGTGGCCCAAGCCCCGCCAGGAGCACTGGCGTACCCTGCTTCGCGCCCGAGCCATCGAAAACCAGGTCTTCGTCGCCGCGGCCAACTGCTGCGGCGTCCAGGGCAAGCTTGACTTCTTCGGCATGAGCCTTCTCATCTCGCCCCGGGGGGAGGTGCTCGCCGAGGCCGGGGAGACCGACGCCGAACTGAGCGCCCAGTTCGATTTCGAGGAGATGGCCAACTACCGCTTTCAGATACCCTGCTTTAAAGACCGCCGTCCCGAGATCTACGGTTCCCTGCCCTGA
- a CDS encoding cation diffusion facilitator family transporter produces the protein MGEARHLDSSISRGFAFAIVLTAVTLVTELVGGFWTNSLALLSDAAHVFMDLFALVLSLVAIRLATLPATDRRTYGWHRAEIFASLINGGTLILIAFGILHEAWGRFQSPEAVKSKEMFVIATIGLVMNLVAAGRLHGHAHDDLNVRSAFLHVLGDAIASVGVIIGGLIMLFTGWFVIDALISAGIALIIVWGGVRVVREAAHILLEGVPPGVEVSEVVERMRAVEGVSDVHHLHVWSICSHISALSAHIDLEPGYRLRQGEVTGVIEEMLEHDYHITHTTLQAECSRCMTEPLIQQLEHRPRRSSLCSHGHRGHDHHH, from the coding sequence ATGGGTGAGGCGCGACATCTGGACAGCAGTATCAGCCGTGGTTTCGCCTTCGCCATCGTCCTGACCGCGGTCACCCTCGTGACCGAACTGGTTGGCGGATTCTGGACCAATTCCCTGGCTCTGCTCTCCGACGCCGCTCACGTCTTCATGGACCTGTTCGCGCTGGTCCTCTCTCTCGTGGCGATCCGTCTGGCCACCCTGCCCGCCACAGACCGCCGCACCTACGGCTGGCACCGGGCCGAGATCTTTGCTTCCCTGATCAACGGCGGCACCCTGATACTCATCGCTTTCGGCATCCTTCACGAGGCCTGGGGTCGATTCCAGAGCCCGGAGGCGGTCAAGAGCAAGGAAATGTTCGTCATCGCCACGATCGGCCTGGTGATGAACCTGGTGGCCGCCGGCCGGCTTCACGGCCATGCCCACGACGACCTCAACGTGCGAAGTGCCTTTCTCCATGTCTTGGGGGATGCCATCGCCTCGGTGGGGGTCATCATCGGCGGCCTGATCATGCTTTTCACCGGCTGGTTCGTGATCGATGCCCTGATTTCAGCAGGCATCGCCCTGATCATCGTGTGGGGAGGGGTCCGGGTTGTCCGGGAGGCCGCCCACATTCTGCTTGAGGGAGTGCCGCCCGGGGTGGAGGTCTCCGAGGTGGTGGAGAGGATGCGCGCGGTCGAGGGGGTCAGCGACGTTCACCATCTGCACGTCTGGTCGATTTGCTCCCACATTTCAGCTCTTTCGGCGCATATCGATCTTGAGCCCGGTTACCGGTTGCGGCAGGGGGAGGTCACCGGCGTGATCGAGGAGATGCTGGAGCATGATTACCACATCACCCACACCACCCTGCAGGCCGAGTGTTCCCGCTGCATGACCGAGCCGCTGATCCAGCAGCTCGAGCACCGCCCCCGGCGTTCGAGCCTTTGTTCCCACGGTCACCGCGGGCATGACCACCATCATTGA
- the trxB gene encoding thioredoxin-disulfide reductase, with amino-acid sequence MNQEVYDVVIIGGGPAGLTAGLYTSRAKLRSLLVERMIMGGQVMTTTKVENYPGFPGGIDGPDLMTRFQEHCQEFGLEVETGEVQNLLERGKEKIVVIDGREVRTRAVIITTGAEPRKLGVPGEEKFTGRGVSYCATCDGAFFREVPVAIVGGGDTAVEEALFLTRFASKVYLIHRRGELRATKILQDRLFANEKIEVLWNSSVERVEGDTSGMTAAVVRDTVSEERRSLELHGLFVAIGVTPKAQFLADILQLDPDGHILTDAECRTSMPGVFAAGDVRKKILKQIATAVGDGAVAAIMAEKYLMEE; translated from the coding sequence ATGAACCAGGAAGTCTACGACGTTGTCATCATCGGAGGGGGCCCCGCGGGGCTCACCGCCGGCCTTTATACCTCGCGCGCCAAGCTCAGGTCCCTGCTCGTAGAGCGGATGATCATGGGTGGGCAAGTCATGACGACCACCAAGGTGGAGAACTATCCGGGCTTTCCGGGAGGGATCGACGGACCCGACCTGATGACCCGCTTTCAGGAACACTGCCAGGAATTCGGCCTAGAAGTTGAAACGGGCGAGGTGCAGAACCTCCTGGAGCGGGGCAAGGAAAAGATCGTGGTGATCGACGGCCGCGAGGTGCGGACCCGGGCCGTCATCATCACCACCGGAGCCGAACCGCGCAAGCTCGGGGTTCCCGGCGAAGAGAAATTCACCGGGCGAGGGGTCTCCTACTGCGCCACCTGCGACGGCGCCTTTTTCCGCGAGGTGCCTGTGGCTATCGTCGGGGGGGGGGATACGGCGGTCGAGGAGGCCCTTTTCCTGACCCGCTTCGCGAGCAAGGTCTACCTGATCCACCGACGGGGCGAACTGCGCGCCACCAAGATCCTCCAGGATCGGCTCTTTGCCAACGAAAAGATCGAAGTGCTCTGGAATTCGTCCGTCGAACGGGTCGAGGGCGACACCTCCGGCATGACGGCGGCGGTAGTGCGGGACACGGTCAGCGAAGAGAGGCGCTCCCTGGAACTGCACGGTCTGTTCGTCGCCATCGGCGTCACCCCCAAGGCCCAGTTCCTCGCCGACATCCTTCAGCTCGACCCGGACGGCCACATCCTCACCGACGCCGAGTGCCGCACCTCCATGCCGGGAGTCTTCGCCGCCGGGGACGTCCGCAAGAAGATCCTCAAGCAGATCGCCACGGCGGTTGGCGATGGCGCCGTCGCCGCCATCATGGCCGAAAAATACCTCATGGAGGAGTAG
- a CDS encoding response regulator, with amino-acid sequence MKDDNRIVLVADDHETFVMYISILLRRMGFTVIPAENGKAALEFLDMVVPDLVLLDINMPVMGGLETLDAIRCQERFADLPVVIITAYSKQLTFEECRKRGGFDFMTKPLSLLDLNRVVQRCLDHERTKVRRNLRCSFQKKVELRHGEQTRDYFALTLSEGGVYLRTMNPLPVGTEVDLTLSLKKGQRLSVKGRVLYHVGIFSDICRVDPGMAVEFQALEPNQEAALRACILELLAGDLLEEQQEQVLTLNGPGRRPVEAVWDLVGKEGEERGRPTPP; translated from the coding sequence ATGAAAGATGACAACAGGATTGTCCTCGTTGCTGACGATCATGAGACTTTTGTAATGTATATATCGATTCTGCTGCGTCGCATGGGGTTCACGGTGATTCCCGCCGAGAACGGCAAGGCCGCTCTCGAGTTTCTCGACATGGTGGTCCCCGACCTGGTGCTGCTCGACATCAACATGCCGGTCATGGGCGGCCTGGAGACCCTCGATGCGATCCGCTGCCAGGAGCGCTTCGCCGATTTGCCGGTGGTCATTATCACCGCCTATTCGAAGCAGTTGACCTTCGAGGAGTGCCGCAAGCGGGGCGGCTTCGATTTCATGACCAAGCCCCTCAGTCTTCTCGATCTCAACCGGGTCGTACAGCGCTGTCTCGACCACGAACGGACCAAGGTCAGAAGGAATCTGCGCTGCTCCTTCCAGAAAAAGGTCGAACTGCGCCATGGCGAGCAAACCAGGGACTATTTCGCACTGACCCTTTCCGAGGGAGGCGTCTATCTGCGCACCATGAATCCCCTGCCGGTCGGCACCGAGGTGGACCTGACCCTGTCCCTGAAAAAAGGCCAGAGGCTTTCCGTGAAGGGGAGGGTCCTCTACCATGTGGGCATCTTCAGCGACATCTGTCGCGTCGACCCCGGCATGGCGGTGGAATTCCAGGCGCTTGAACCGAACCAGGAGGCGGCCCTCCGGGCCTGCATCCTGGAACTGCTGGCGGGGGACCTGCTCGAGGAACAGCAGGAGCAGGTCCTGACCCTGAACGGTCCGGGCAGAAGGCCGGTGGAGGCGGTCTGGGACCTGGTGGGGAAGGAAGGGGAGGAGCGGGGGCGGCCTACTCCTCCATGA